AAATCCTACCATCTTACcaacaatcataaaaaaatcccAATTAGTAAGCCTTACAGAACAATCAATCTCCACAAAGTGTGTTTTTTGGAAACATTTATTTGTAGTAGAACTTGTACAGTTTAGTCTTTCTTGGCCGCAGCCTTTCTCATGGCAGCTAGCACATTGCTGAGTTCTTCTCTCTTTCTCTTGGCGCGGATGTGAGTTCCAATCTAAAGAGGGGAAAAACAAAGTAGCTAAATAGTAATGCCTTATTCCGCAGTCTGAACGGTACAAATCGAAAACCTATTAGGCCCGATATGGCTAACCTCTGGAAAtctagctgtggtaaaactacaacacttgcttggctgttctcagacctctatacaaatgaatggagcatactGAGTGCCAGAGATTAGCCATCACTGTATTAGGCAGTGAGTGTTCATATCTGGATTGAACATTTCATTTGGAGCCTCTGTCAcacagtgcataaaataaaaaaaaagggacaaaaaAGTGCAGCCTGCTGTGCAATCTTGTCCAGTAAAATACTGGCCTAATTATATTCATGCAGTACATTTactccatttaaccccttagtgaccagcctgttttgggccttactgaccaagcggttttcttccctttttcatcgtcgcgttccaagagctataacactTATTGTTCCATCtgtatagctttatgagggcgtgttttttgtgggacaagttgtagtttttaacggcaccattttggggtacacataattttctaattaacttttattaactctttctgggagggagatggaaaaaagaaATACTGCCACTGTGTTATTAAGTTAAAATTTTTACaacgttcatttttcggtataaatatctttattttctgggtcaATACGATAACCGATTCTAAATACAtagtttttttacgttttactacttttttgcaataaaaaccttatttttttatgtttttgcttTACCTCTTCCAAAGACACCTACCTTTTTCTTTATatagagttgtgtgagggcttgatttttgggaGACTGCATGTATccttcattggtatcattttggagtaaatggcgctttttgatcgcttatgttttttcggtggcaactaagaataaatgagcaattctggttttttttacggcgttcaccgtaggggataatttacgaaGTCTAGGTTGTTATTGAGGCAgcataccaaacatatggggaaaaaagttttgaaatttttttcattgaatgtttttttttttttttactttcttttaccACTTAAACATCTTTTTGATTgcctttaaaatgcaatgcactatccctatagcacatttcattttaatggcaatgctattctgatattgaccagcaggctgcaccagaggCACAACCTGCTGGAAATCACTTAAGGCTGGGCTAGGGTCTACATCAGACTCCAGGCAGCCTTCATCGGCACCCCGAGATAGCATTTGCGAGGTGCCTattggagacagagggagtccactccctctgtcagcactttacatgcggcaggcACCATTGCCCaccgcatgtaaagtgttaaacagcccggattggcactcctgccggtcagcggcagcccagcctaaggcacCCTAGTGACTGCcctaaaaacacgtatgggtggtcactaaagggttatagagctgagcagattgatgtaaagTTTTGCCAGAAAAGACTCTAGTGACAGATGTCTAGCTATGTATACACAGGGAATGTTATGAATCATGATGGCTGCAGACTGCATTCCAtgttttggtgacaggttcttaGTTGCTCTGCTCCAATAAAAGatgaaacaatgattctgtatggagaTGAGTGATCTTTTACTGATTAGAAGGCGATTGTcatgaaggaatgcttccttcccgaaaATCGGATGCTcaattgagcagtgtaaaggTGCCATTACACAGCTGTAAGCAAAGCCTTTAATTCAAACTTCTACCTTATCAGGGAttagcaacctccagctgttctgaaattgCAGTTCCCAGAATTCTTCAGTCACTACTATTGGAGTTACAAGAGAAGCTAAAAAagtgggaatgctgggagttgtagtttcagcagctggagtgccgaataTTGCTGACCCCTGCACCATATCAAAGTTCACTGAGCTGGGACTCTCCTTGGAACAGTAAAAGATGAACCTGTGTACACATGTTCTGATACCAAATCAAAGCTGCTCCTTTTATCCAACTGCCCCCATCTGTATCACTATATAATTATGCTAAAAACTGGTGTAAGATAAATCAATCCGGGGAGATAGTTCTGGGCAGTTACAAGATGTACCACTGCCTCCCACGTCATTGTGCTTCCTGCACTATAAATTGGCGTAAATGCAATAGGAGATTGTTCCATGAAGTCAACTGTACATGCGCAACAAATTAAGAATTAGAAAAACTAGTATTTACACTGGGTAGGTCTAATGCCATATATTTATAGGAAATCGGCCACCTCCTTCACCAGGCCTGGCTCTTAATAAATTAGTCTAATCTCAGCCCAGTGAGATGAGACCAACGTAATCAAAAGAGGTCGGCCTCACTGAATTCCCCTACAGAGACGGAGAAATTCAACTATAAAAAAGGTAGCTACAATCAGCTTCTACTACATACCCTCTTTTTGATGAACTTAAGAGCTCTCTTGTCCTTGGACACTTTCAGCAACTCCATGGCACGTCTCTCATAAGGAGCAAAACCACAAACTTCACGGATCATGTCACGGACAAACTTGGTGTGCTTGGTCAGGcgctacagaaaaaaataaaaattacagtacACTGCATA
This portion of the Bufo gargarizans isolate SCDJY-AF-19 chromosome 1, ASM1485885v1, whole genome shotgun sequence genome encodes:
- the RPL36 gene encoding 60S ribosomal protein L36 gives rise to the protein MAIRYPMAVGLNKGHKVTKNVSKPRHSRRRGRLTKHTKFVRDMIREVCGFAPYERRAMELLKVSKDKRALKFIKKRIGTHIRAKRKREELSNVLAAMRKAAAKKD